The following is a genomic window from uncultured Draconibacterium sp..
CTATTTTTAGTCCGTCGGCAAAAACACTTGGCGCTACATCTCCCATCGCCTGAACTTTATCGAAGATCATAATCAACCCGAAAACGCGCCCCAGAAATCCCCAGGCTACTGCAAACCAGCTTATTTGCTTCATCAATTCAATGGTCTTGTATTTCTCTCCTTTCATTAAAATTCCACGTACAAACAGCCCGACTAGTAACAGAAATGTGAGCACAATAATGTAGGTAAAAGCAGGTCCGCCTTCGTTTAATTTGTCAATAATTGCATTCATAATCTAAGTTTTTAAATAAATACTAATCAAATGTAAGTCGGAAAATGATCGCATTTATTTTATTGCGACAGATGGAACATTCTGTACGTGTTTTTTCAAAATTAAGCTTATAAACCGAAAATGAAATGGTATAAATGCAACAAAGCGCAGAAAATCCGCAATTCGTCGCTAAAAAAACGCTGGTTCGTTAAAATTAAGTAGTATTGTATTAATGAACTTTTGGAAGAAAATAAATTTTAGAACGATCCTTATTCATTCGCTGTTTTGGGTGGCGGTGTGGTTCTTTTTTTTCTATTTTTTTAGTTATAATTCTGATAAGGTAGATTATGCACTTTGGTTTTCGAGCGGATTGTTAC
Proteins encoded in this region:
- a CDS encoding MotA/TolQ/ExbB proton channel family protein — its product is MNAIIDKLNEGGPAFTYIIVLTFLLLVGLFVRGILMKGEKYKTIELMKQISWFAVAWGFLGRVFGLIMIFDKVQAMGDVAPSVFADGLKIALIAPLCGILVFALTRLGIVVLISLQKNYQPQENN